One genomic region from Gopherus flavomarginatus isolate rGopFla2 chromosome 20, rGopFla2.mat.asm, whole genome shotgun sequence encodes:
- the LOC127038411 gene encoding filaggrin-2-like, protein MPQLLDSISTIISVFYKHGKKDEDSSTISKREVKRFIQREFADITVNPFDVHTIEAVLQLLDHDGDAVIDFNEFLLLIFRVVKVCYWHLQPKRCLPQRTETGLSGERCQEPEANLNREGMKASAMKHVSLNLGRKKDATLSHVSLNHERMRGVAVSHLSMDLSHLSSHGNLSHEGMRGPTMRDVILKQGR, encoded by the exons ATGCCTCAGCTTCTGGACAGCATCTCCACCATCATCAGCGTCTTCTACAAACATGGGAAGAAAGACGAGGACAGCTCCACCATCAGCAAGAGAGAGGTGAAAAGGTTCATCCAGAGGGAGTTTGCCGACATCACAGTG AACCCCTTCGATGTGCACACCATAGAGGCAGTACTGCAACTTCTGGATCATGATGGCGATGCAGTTATAGATTTCAATgaattcctgcttctgatatttAGAGTGGTGAAGGTTTGTTACTGGCACCTGCAGCCAAAACGATGTCTCCCGCAAAGAACAGAGACGGGACTGAGTGGGGAGCGGTGTCAGGAGCCTGAA GCGAACCTGAACCGCGAGGGGATGAAAGCCAGCGCTATGAAACACGTGAGCCTGAACCTTGGGAGGAAGAAAGACGCCACCCTCAGCCACGTGAGCCTGAACCACGAGAGAATGAGAGGAGTCGCCGTGAGCCATTTGAGTATGGACCTGAGCCATTTGAGCAGTCATGGGAACCTGAGCCACGAGGGGATGAGAGGACCCACTATGAGAGACGTGATCTTGAAACAAGGGAGGTAG